From Streptomyces sp. GSL17-111, one genomic window encodes:
- a CDS encoding LuxR C-terminal-related transcriptional regulator, translated as MAANALAVFGVTSEEETLYRFLLRNPGIRADEVHQRVGAPREAVERGLERLQHLGLLRPDVSDRGLTPTSPDIAMARLMDRRLQELHEEIMRVTTSRYVVDLLRAEVVEDDEASPQGVEQLVDLGQIRNQIDELAFFAREEILSVEPYTRLTPENITQSRPLDLRCLRRGVSIRNVVRSDALEHGPTAAYLRELVAHGARVRVADDVTERILVYDRRTALVPIDPADTSRGALVTREGGLVCNIIALFEKIWEQADDLRASGEGVRTPPELTETERRVLLSMVSVGKDEAGARELGVSVRTYRRHVADLMRTLGAASRVQAALIARERGWV; from the coding sequence TTGGCCGCCAACGCGCTCGCCGTGTTCGGAGTCACCTCGGAAGAAGAGACGTTGTACCGGTTCCTCCTCCGCAATCCCGGTATCCGTGCGGACGAGGTCCACCAGAGGGTCGGAGCCCCCCGGGAGGCCGTCGAGCGCGGGCTGGAGCGGCTCCAGCACCTGGGACTGCTGCGCCCGGACGTCTCCGACCGGGGCCTCACCCCCACCAGCCCCGACATCGCGATGGCCCGGCTGATGGACCGTCGGCTCCAGGAGCTGCACGAGGAGATCATGCGGGTGACGACCTCCCGGTACGTCGTCGATCTGCTGCGCGCGGAGGTCGTCGAGGACGACGAGGCGTCGCCGCAGGGCGTGGAGCAGCTCGTGGACCTCGGGCAGATCCGCAACCAGATCGACGAGCTGGCGTTCTTCGCGCGCGAGGAGATCCTCTCCGTCGAGCCCTACACGCGGCTGACGCCGGAGAACATCACCCAGTCCCGGCCGCTGGACCTGCGCTGCCTGCGGCGCGGGGTGTCCATCCGCAACGTCGTGCGCAGCGACGCCCTGGAGCACGGGCCCACCGCCGCCTACCTGCGCGAGCTGGTGGCGCACGGCGCCCGGGTCCGGGTGGCCGACGACGTCACCGAGCGCATCCTCGTCTACGACCGACGCACGGCGCTCGTGCCCATCGACCCGGCGGACACCTCGCGGGGCGCGCTGGTGACGCGCGAGGGCGGGCTCGTGTGCAACATCATCGCGCTGTTCGAGAAGATCTGGGAGCAGGCCGACGATCTCCGGGCCAGCGGGGAGGGCGTCCGGACGCCGCCGGAGCTGACCGAGACCGAGCGGCGGGTGCTGCTGTCGATGGTCTCGGTGGGCAAGGACGAAGCGGGGGCCCGGGAGCTGGGCGTGTCGGTGCGCACCTACCGGCGGCACGTCGCCGACCTCATGCGGACCCTGGGCGCCGCCAGCCGGGTGCAGGCCGCCCTGATCGCCCGTGAGCGGGGCTGGGTCTGA